From a region of the Lactuca sativa cultivar Salinas chromosome 4, Lsat_Salinas_v11, whole genome shotgun sequence genome:
- the LOC111891489 gene encoding probable receptor-like protein kinase At5g38990 → MLPTPIKDTESSFIFPDQTCQRFTVAEIQSATQNFDEALVIGWGGFGKVYKCSNIGSMSEVVVKRLHSMSNQGANEFESEVKVLSMLRHGNLLSLIGYCNDEREMVLVYEFMPNGTLEDYLRKPNSSLSWLQLLKICVGAAQGLDYLHRGTSAQHGVIHRDVKTSNILLDANFVAKVSDFGLAKVGLMDRTHVSTAVKGTFG, encoded by the coding sequence ATGCTACCCACACCTATCAAAGATACCGAATCCTCTTTCATATTCCCAGACCAGACATGTCAACGTTTTACTGTTGCTGAAATTCAATCGGCGACCCAAAACTTCGACGAGGCATTAGTCATTGGCTGGGGAGGATTCGGTAAGGTGTATAAATGTTCCAACATCGGGTCCATGAGCGAAGTTGTAGTCAAACGATTGCACTCCATGTCCAATCAAGGAGCCAATGAATTTGAGTCGGAAGTCAAGGTCCTTTCTATGCTGCGACATGGTAATCTTCTATCTTTAATTGGTTATTGCAATGATGAAAGAGAGATGGTTCTCGTTTATGAGTTCATGCCTAATGGGACACTTGAAGATTATCTTCGCAAACCCAATTCGTCTTTATCCTGGTTACAACTACTGAAGATATGTGTAGGAGCAGCTCAGGGTCTAGACTACCTTCACAGGGGTACATCAGCTCAGCATGGAGTCATACATCGTGATGTGAAAACTTCTAATATTTTGTTGGATGCAAACTTTGTTGCTAAAGTTTCAGACTTCGGATTGGCTAAAGTTGGTTTAATGGATAGAACTCATGTGAGCACGGCTGTGAAAGGGACATTTGGATAG